TTACCTGGCCTGGGTCTACCAGTCTTATTGCATCCTTAGGCTGGCCATTTTAATCTCTCTTTGCCTCAATTTCGTCTCCATAAAGTAGgtttggcactggagagatggcttagcagttaagatgcttgcctgtaaagccaaaggatccaggttcaattccccaggacccatgtaagccagatgcacaaggtggcgcatgtgtctggagtttgtatgcagctgCTGGAAACcttcgcatgcccattctctttctatctgcctctatcaaataaataaaagataggtCAGTACCTGGCCTCTTCTGTCTAACTCTCAGGGTTGAAATGATGATCAAATAAAATGCCACCCACACTGAGAATTCCTTAGTGGGAAGGTTTGAGTCTGATTTGACAAAGGGgctgatgtttaattttttaaattttatttatttatgtgcaagcagggagaactaaaagagagacagaaagaataagtgtgccagggcctccagccactgtaaacaaactccaaacacatgtgccactttgtgcatatgtgggtactggggaattcagctggggtcattaggctttgtaggctaatgccttaactgctgagccatctcctcagcccctacttATTACATGTTTGATGAAGGTTTTAAATAAACAGATTATTTTAGTATTGTACCCAGGCATTATGCTAAAATTCACATAATCTTCAATTTATTCCTCACAATAGGTCTCTGGAGTAAGAACtgttattttctttggctttctgggttaaACTTGGGGCCCagttgttttacttatttacttttaatttatttattagagagaggaagagagggagagaaagaaggggcgctccagggcctccagccactgtaaatgaactccagacatatatgcaccccttgtgcatctggctaacgtgggtcttggagaatcaaactgaggatcttaggctttgctggcaaacgccttaacagctaagccatctctccagtcccagttgttgtatttatttgcaagcagagagagagagaaaagatacagaatgagtatgggcacaccagggcctccagccactgcagatgaactccagatgcatgtgccattgtgcatttggctttacgtgggcactggagaattaagctttgcaagcaagcactttaatcgctgagctatctctccagcctccaattgcttttttttttttttttttttttcaaggtagggtcaaattctagctcaggtttatgtggaattcactatgtagtctcaggctggcctcgaactcacggcaatcctcctacctctgcctcccgagtgctgggattaaaggcgtgtgctaccacacctggctccaattgctttttaaaactttttttttttagtttttatttatttatttgagagcgacagacacagagagaaagacagatagagagaatgggcacgccagggcttccagcctctgcaaacgaactccagacgcgtgcgcccccttgtgcatctggctaacgtgggacctggggaaccgagcctcgaaccggggtccttaggcttcacaggcaagcgcttaacctctaagccatctctccagccctccaattgaTTTTTATACACAGCATGTATCCAGTAAAAGTTCACTTGGGCTGGGTGAGGTGGTACACTTGTCATCTTGGTATTCTagaagcaaagacagaaagattgctgtgaatttgaggttagccagggttacatagtgagaccctccctcaaaaaattaacagctgggtgtggtggcacacgcctttaattccagcacacaggaggcagaggtaggaggatcgccatgagttcgaggccagcctgagactacatagtgaatttcagatcagtctgggttacagcaagatcctaaaccaaaaagtaaataataatcaTGATAAATAATGAAAGAATCCCACTTTAGGACCAAAGGAAGTACCACTATTTGTTAAAGAAGTAGAGCCCCATTTTCCCGACAAAATGTCAAGCCCTGCCTTTTCCAATGAGTACAGGAATGAATATAAAAAGccatagaaaaataaatgggCATTGTTCTTTGAATAGCTAGGGttcgaacccagggcttcatgcaggcaggaaatgcttttatttctaTCATTCCTCCCCAGTAGGAGAGAGAGGACCCTCCTTACTCACCTCAACCTCCTTTCACCTTCCAGGTTTTGGTCCTGTCTTTAAAACCAGTGATCCGGACAACTTTTGGCAGCAACTTAATGAGATCCATGCTTTAGGGGGTGGAGATGAGCCTGAGATGTGCCTGTCTGCCCTGGAGGTCtgaccttcccttccctcccctcctatcCTGCCCGTTCCTTGGCTCTGCCACCAGGGGGCGCAAGAGCTAGACACCCTCACTCCCCTTCTCTATATCCCTTCATTCTCGCCCACTTCCTCTTCACAGCCTAGTTCCATGAGATTCCTGCCAGGGTTTCAGGGCTATGTCCCTTGAACTCTGCCCTCAGATTCTACCAGTTCCCCTGCTGTggcaaattttgtttatttatttattttagttttcaaggtagggtctccctgtagctcaggctgacctggaattcactatgtagtctcagggtggccttgaactcaaagtgatcctcccacctctgcctcctgagtgctgggattaaaggcatgcaccaccacacctgcctgcaaattttgtttgtttatttgttttttccaggtagggtcttgctctagcccaggctgatctggaattcactatgtagtctcaggttggcctcagactcatgtgatccttctacctctgcctaccgagttctgggattacgagtgtgtgccaccacatctggcttatttatttattttaaatatttttatttatttgcaagaagagagagaatgggaatgccagggcctctagccactgcaaatgaacttcagatgcacgtaccactttgtgcatatggctttcagtgggtactggggaacagagcctggaTCCTTacgactttgcaggcaggcaccttaaccaatgaaccatctctccagcctcccctactgccattcttttttggggggaggggtcctttttgaggtagtccaggatgacttggcattcactatgtagtctcagagtgtccttgaactcacctctCATCTGCTGCCATTTTTTAACACCAGCTTTTTCTTTCCTGCAGCTAGCCCTGCTGCACACACCTCCCCTCTCAGATATCTTTGTCTTCACCGATGCCTCCCCCAAGGATGCCTTTCTCACCAACAGGGTGGAATCCCTGAGTCAGGAGCGGCGCTGCAGGGTGAGCACAGCCACCCAAGAGTGGGGACGTTCATCTCACATACCAGCCGTCCCCTTAGCATACTCAAGCATGGGAGGCCCTACCCTTAGTGATGCTGAACTGATTTTGGAACCTGCCTGatatagtcaggtttgcattgttccaggaggcattaattcctaaatctctatcagctgggcacctagcattcagaacacctaagtttatgggagacacctgaatcaaaccaccacagtgcccaACAAGCCATTCAAAGAACTTGGAAATGAGTTGTCAGAATTCTCCTGAGAAACACAGTGACAGTTTCAAGAGGGTGGTCAACTACTAACAGGGAGCCAGGGGCTCAGTCATTGGGAGTCCCCACCACAGAAGCCAGAGGATAGACAGGGTAGGGAAAGCTCATATGTGATTGGTTCTTGTTGGGGTGTgtggaccaaacccagggccttgcacttgctaggcaagcacttatccactgagctaaattcccAAACCCAAAGTTCATGTATAATGGTAGGTGGCCCCTGGGTACTGCAAACATTGGGTTGACCTTGGGCCACAGGTAACATTCCTGGTGACTGAAGACCCATCGAGGGTTCAGGGTCGAGCTCGGCGCGAGGTCTTGTCTCCGCTGCGTTTTGAGCCTTATGAAGCAGTGGCCCGGGCATCAGGTGGAGAGGTGATCTTCACCAAGGACCAGCACATTCGGGATGTGGCTGCCATCATTGGGGAGAGCATGGCTGGTCTGGTGAgtagtggaggccagaggggtcCATGCCCTTAGCTCAGAGCTGAGGGCTGTGATGTATATATCCCATTCTAATGGGGAAGGGCATGTAAGTGGCCATTTAGTCAGAATGATGGGATAGAAAGTTCCACTTTGCTGTTCACATCAGTAGCCTCTCCTTGTCCTGCCATCAGGGCTGTGACAGGAAATCCTGTCATCTTGTGAGGGAGAACAAGTGGTGACTGCTTCACGTTGATGCCCTTGTTGCAAGCTGTGCCACTGAGCACAATCATTTCATCCCTGGTCTTGGGCCCAGCTGGCATCCCTTCTGTGTGACTGGCATCTTTCCATTTCTATCTCTGTTTTTGTTCCCACCTCACTCCATGCTTCACCCTCTTCCCCATTTTTGGTCCTGTCCATGCACCAAGGTGACTCTTCCCCTGGAACCTCCTGCCATTGTGCCTGGGAGGCCATGTGTGTTCACTGTGGACCGCCTGCTCCAGAATGTCATAGTCCGGCTGCACGGGGACATCAGCAGTTTCTGGGTCAAGAGCCCCACAGGTACCTCCAGGCTCACCTCAATGCCAAGAGCCAAAGGGAGAGTGGAGAACTGTGGCGCTGTGCAGAGGGAAAGGAGCTGTTCACGTAGCAATGTCTTCTTGTCTGCACCCTAGGGCTATCCCAGGGCCACGAGGAAGGCATGGGTCCTTTGGGCCACACTCACCGCTCTGGGCAGTTCTGGATGGTGACCATGACTGACCCCCCTCCAATAGGGATGTGGGAGATCCACATAATAGCTGAAGGGAGCCCTCGGGTGAGAGTACAAGGTAAGGAGGGGTGTTCCTGGTAAGGGCAGAGAGACCTATCaccacattcttctcaggagGGTCTCTgactgtctctacctccccacccccagcacagaCCTCCCTGGACTTCCTGGTCTACTTTGGAGTCCCCTTGGAGAATGGCCCACACCCTGGCCTCTATCCGCTAGCTCAGCCCGTTGCAGGTACCTCCTCTTCCCTAAGCACACCTACAGCAGTCCACTGTCTATGAGTGtcaatgtgtacatgtgtgcatgtgcctgtctTTTTTACTGAGTAAGGGACAGTAAAGAGACGTGTATACCATGCCTATGTAACCATCATCCAGATCAAGACAAGGCCATTTGTTCTTTTCTCCCCAGTCTTTACCTCAGGCAGACCATtgttctccctgtcctcccctcctgTCTCAGGTCTCCAGACTCAGTTACTCGTGGAAGTGACAGGGCTGGTCTCTGGAGATCCCCAGCTGCATTTCTCCCACGTTGTCTTTCGAAGGGTCCCAGAGGGCACCCAGCTTGGTCAGGTACCCTTGGAGCCCGTGGGACCCCCAGAGCGACATCTCCTTGCTGCCTCACTGCCACCCACACTACTGTCCACCTCGGCCCCCTTTTCCCTGGAGCTGATTGGCCAGGATGCAGAGGGACGTGACCTGCACAGGGCTGCCCCTCAGCCTTGCACTGTGGCCCCTGTGCTCCTGGAggtgagacacagagaacagGGTGGCCGCCCAgggcaggggagagaaagaaggcacCTCCATGACCTGCCCTTCCCTGCAGCTCAGTGGCCCCCCAGGTTTCTTGGCCCCAGGAAGCAAGGCCCCACTCAGCCTCCAGATCACCAGCTTCTTGGGCCCTCAGGATCTCCATCTtaggacatctctccatcccagcttcCCACTCACCTCCAACCTCTCCAGGTGAGTTCCCTGATGctcctactggcctgggttctgtCTATTTCTGTCAGTTCTGAGGCCTGGGCTCACATGCTTTATCCCaagctccccccacccacccccaacctGTTCCCATTGTTTGAGTCTCTGCCTCCTGTCCTGTACTTGGCTCTGCCTTTTGGCTTCTGCCTTGAAGGCACCCCAGAGCTTCAGCCTGTGTCCTCTctgggccccccccccccacatcccaTCACTCTGCAGAGCTCGCCTGGGACTGAATGAGTCGGCCTGGGGGTGCCTGTGGCTGGAGGTTCCAGACTCAGCAGCCCCAGACTCTGtagtgatggtgacagtgaccGTTGTGAGTCGAGGAACTGGCCCAGTGGCCCTGACCCATGCCTTCCTCCGGCTCCTGGTGGCGGCTCAGACCTCGCAGGTGAGTGCTCCACTTTCCCTCTCCTGGTGAGCAGGGTGGGGCACCTCTGGCATACCTTGACACTCTCCTTCTTCCCCCAGGACCAGCTCAGAGACGCAGCAGCCTCGCAGGTGAGTGGCTCCACATCCATCATGGGGGAGGCCAGACAAGAAGAGGGCAGAGCCCCTCCTGCATACCTTCACTGTTTTACTCTTCCCCCTAGGATGAGTTCGTGGCCCCTGCCTACTCAGCTGGTCCTGTACCTACTCCAGCCGCCCCTGCCTTTCATCCCTCCACTTTGGTGACTCATGGCAGGGCTGAGGGAGTGACAGGAGAcaaggcctggtggcgcacagtTGCAGGGGTTCTGTTCCTGCTAGGCTTGGCCTTCTGGTAACACAACAGACCTAGAGAGATGTGTGCAGCAGCAGTTTCCACGTGCCCCAGGGATGGGATAATCACCTGGCTGTGGGATAGGGATTCTCCtgctgactacatagtgaatgccaggtcaacctgggccagactGGGACTCTATGCCAAAGATACGGAGAGAGattaggagctgggaagatggtttagcagttaaaggggcttgcttgcaaagcttgtctgTCCGATTCATTCCCAACCCACCCATGTCAGCTGGTCACAAAAAGTGCTACAAGCATCTGGCGTACATTTGCAACAGGAGGAGGTGCTGGCATGCTGCACATGTACTCACACTCACAcgtaaataacatttttttaaatgagagcctggccaggtatggtggtgcatgcttgtactCCCAGTATTTGGTATACTGAAGCAGGAGGCTTGCTGTTAGTTGAGGGCCAGACTGGGTTATGAGACTGGATCTCAAAtagtcaaaacaaaacatacaataaGAAATCTCCAGCGACTAAGACCAATGGTAATAAGATTTTCCACAGTGTACTTCCCTTAACCTGTATGGGaaacaaactaaaatatttcAGAGAAAGTTGACTTCTATTTCtccaggttttttaaaaaatatttttttaattaagagcaattgggaaagaaatggcatgccagggccttcagccactgcaaatgaactccagaagcctatgtactaccttgtgcaggtactgaggaattgaacctgggtccttgggcttcacagacaagtgccttaattgctaagccatctctccagcccttccagattttttaaattttccttgtgTGCATGGGGCAGGAGGGGTTCCGCATTAGACACTTGagccacttctttttttgtttgttaatttttatttatttgagagtgacagacagagagagaaagaggcaaagagacagaatgggcacatcagggcttccaatcactgcaaacgaactccagacgtgtgcgcccccttgtacttctggctaacatgggtcatggggaattgagccttgaaccggggtccttaggcttcacaggcaagcgcttaatcgctaagccatctctccagcacaaaatttttttgtttatttatttatttgagagtgacacagacagaaagaggcagagagagagagacagaatgggtgcaccagggcctccagccactgcaaacaaacttcagatgcatttgtcccccttgtgcatctggcttatgtgggtcctagggaatcgagccttgaactaaggtccttaggcttcacaggcaagtgtttaaccactaagccatctccctagttcctTGAGCCACTTATTGTGTCCAGCTGATGTGAGTGACTTGGGAATTGActctaggccagcaggctttgcaagcaaacacctgtaACCTGTGAGCCATCATCCCAACCCCCATATTGTCTTTATTCCACTAACAAGTCCTACTCCAGGATCCGGTGGAAGGGAGACTGCAGGGCAGGAGGGTACCAGCAAGTGTTCTTCTTTGTTCTAGATTCAATTCTGGAgcagtctttgtttcttcaaCTTTCTTTAAAGCTAAAGGGTAGTCTCAGTGGTCTCCCCAGAGAGATTTCTAAGACAGACCATTGTTCACTTGCTACGGGGAGAATGAGGGTATGGCACATCAAGGAGGTGCAAGAAAGCTTCTAGAAGCTAGGGACACACTTCACACCACAGTCTGCAGCCACTGCTGTGAGTTCAGATGGAATAAAATGGGGAGGTTCTGACTCAGCCGCCTCCTCCAGCAGCCTGAGTAGGGCAAAAGGAAGGTTCACACATGGGTAGGGCCCCTCTCCCCCTGGGTGCAgcctggctgagccatctcccctttgGGTGGGATGATTCCCTTCTGTTGCTGGGATGACTcctggagaagagagagacagactgggaaTCTGTGCACCCCATATCTTGTGGGGCCACAGTGTTGTACCTGCCCCTGGTTTACCTGCTGCTGCCACGAGTTGTGTGTCCTGGGCCTTTCCTTCTGGACTGGGGTAGGGTGGGCACTGGCCTTGATTAACGGATGTGAGGAGGATTGGGAAGAGGTGTGCTGTCTTTTCCATTAAACCAGTGCTGACCCAGCCACCCCGTCTCTTGTCCCACCTCCCACAAGTGTCAACGAAGAGACAGTAAACTCACCTTCTTCTGAACCAGGCTCTGCAAACAGGCATTCACCTTTTGGATCTGAGTTAACTGGGGAACATCAGCCTCTGAGTGTGATTCTGTTAGGAAATGCTAAAGGAGGGTTGGAGGCTCATGGTGTGGTGAAAACTTGAGGTCAGCTGCCCCActtttgtttgtgtatatgtgtgtgcacacacatgtgcatgtgccatggtAGCATGTTGTGATGTGGTCAGAGGACTTTGAGGTATCTGCTCCACTCACTGAGTGaaaagttcttttcccttccttctcagctgccacttttttttttttttttttttttcggttttttgaggtgggatctaacctggaattaatttactatgtagtctctgggtggcctcaaactcggcgatgctcctacctctgcctcccaagtgctgggattaaaggcatgcgccaccatgcccgattcTCAGCTGCCACTTCTGTGTGGACATGTGGAAAAGTCCAGtcctctccacctccctcctttctttctggaTCCTCCCTTTACATCTCTTCTCCAGAGGAGAAACACAGGCCACTTCCCCACTCTCCATGGGCTGATCCAAATGGCATCCCTCTGAATGGAATGCAGACAAGCTTCTAGCACCAACAATGAACACCAACCTAACAGTTGGTGGCATCCTGTCATTCTAGGATTGTTGCCAATCTATTATCTCTGCCATTAATTCTCCTCTGTTGGGAGCAGACCTGTGTCCACACTgttcctcccccaccacacacaaagGGCTGGCCCAGCCCCTACCTCACCAAGGGCCCCCAGATGCAGCTGTCGTCGCTGTGCCTCCCTCAGACGGTCTGCAAACCAAGCCTGGCCATGCTCCAGCAGCTCCAGCCCCTGCCACAGCACATCCTGTTCCCTCTCCAGAGCCTGCATCCTCTGTAGCTGGCTTACACAAGAATCACAGGCCAGCTTGTACAACCCGGCAGGACCCCACCCAGTCATAGGCCACTCTGCCAAAGGATTCACAGTGGGAGTCCAGACTTGGCAAGGAGGGCAAGTAGAAGCAGGGGACAGCTTGGGTCCTCAGAGTTGAAAGGGGTAATAATAGAAGGGGGGTCATAACTCACCCAAAGGAAGAAGCTCTGGGCCCCAGGGTCTTGGCGGCTTGTCTCCAAGGGCAGCAGCAGAACTGTGTAGGGAGTCTGCACCAGGGGAGGCCCACCATGACCCCAGCTCCCCATGGCTCTGAAGTGAGGAGGGTGGAGCCACGCCTACCAGTACAGCCAGGGCTGGTCCCTCCCCTCCACCTCTGCCTTATTCCCATCCTGCCTTGCTTTTCAGCCTCCCTGCCTGTTCCCACAGCATAGGAGTCTAGGATGCTTCTGATTTAGGAAGAAGTCACCTACCTCAAACCCCTCTATTGTCCCTTCACTCCATTTTCCTAGAGCCTATTTCTTTGTGCCTCCTAGGTAGAATGTGAAGGGCTCCCTACAGTGGTGAGTGtactgtgtctgtgtgtgcgtgcattgGGGCCAGAGGTAAACATCAGGGCTTTTCCTCCATCACGCTTCACCTTAGTCCACCCCCTCccctaagtagggtctcactctagccctggctgacaatTATGCTGAACTTATTAACCAGCCTGcaggatctttgtgtctgtctccccagtactgagattacagacacacacaacCCAGCCTGGTGGCACCATATATAAATGAGACAGGGCAGGTTCCTCTGTGGCCTGTGCTGGGCTTTAGCCCTTTCCTAGTGATGTTTCAGCCTAAGAAACAATGACATAATCCAGATTAACTTTATTCCTAATATAAAACAAGttttggctgggtgtgatggtacacacctttaatcccagcacttgggaggcagaggtaggaggacagctgtgagttcaaggtcagcctgaactagagtgaggctATCTGGAGGAACAAACACAAAATGTTTCTACGCAAATAGAACTCTGACTCGAGGGAAGGAAATGGAGGTCCAGCCGCCCTAGAGTCTCAGGTGGCTGTTGAGGGCAGAAGACGGTCTCAGAGAATGACGCTGGCAGCAGGCAGCACTTCTTCACTCATGAAAGCGTCCAAGTCCAGACTGGAATCTTCCAAATCCAGTTTCAGAAACTTGTCCACCAGTGCCTGGCAACTACAGGGAGACAGTGGTAAGAGCTGTGGGAGAACTGGTGGAGCCCCAGAGCAGGAGCAGGGTTAGAGTGTGAAAGGAAGCCCGTGACCAAAGACAGATTTCAGAAGTAATGGTGACGCTGCTACTGGTGTCCTCCCACTCTAGGTCGGGTCTCCttctctaacccaggttgacctggagttcactatgtaatctcaagctggccttgaactcacaatgatcctcctgcctttgcctcccaagttttgggagtaaaagtgtgcactaccatgccagggtattatgtttttgtttgatcggtttttcaagatagggtctcactctagtctgggctgacctacaattcactgtattctcagggtgtcctcatacctcctacctctgcctcccaagtgcttggattaaaggcgtgcaaccacacctggccttgatttttttttttaagatttttttttttttgagacaagagagagaatgggcacaatagtgcctctagccactgcaaacgaactccagaagcatgcaccaccatgtgcatctggcttacatgggacctggagaatcaaaccaggggtccttaggctttgcaggcatgtgccttaaccattaaaccatctctccagccctgatgttttttgttttgttttttttttctatagctcTGTGGAATttatgctggcctcaaatcaAAATCCTGCTTCAgtattccatgtgctgggatcataggtactAACCACACATGGTTTGAAGTAATGGGTCTGTGAAGGATGTGGGCTAGAGGAAGGCTGGTTAAGTCCCTTGAAAGGGGCAGATGTAGAAGACACTGGTGAGTGGAGACAGGACCATGCACTCACTTTTCCATTTGGTTCTCTCTCAGCAACTCCTTCACAGGCTCAATGGGTTTCCCACTACGGATTAAGTCTGAGACCTAGGACAAGAGGAACGTGGGAGGGGTGGCAGAGGTATgttggggaagagaagagaaatccGGGTCAGAAATCCTGTGGGTTTAGAAGGCCAGAGCTCCAAGAGGAGTGGGTACAGTGGAAGGGTTGGACAGGATCTCATCACCTCTTTGCCACGAGCAATGAGTTTGTTGGGAAGACCAGCCTGAGCAGCTGTGTGGGAGGCATGACTGGCATTGGCAACACCTTCGCAAAGCTGATAGAAGAAGACAAGGTCGTTTTCATCCTCACAAGTCTCCATGGTCTTAAAAGAGAATAAGAGGGGCAGTGTGTCAGTCATCCGGCTATCTGCTCTAAACGGCTTGGGGAATCCCCAACCACTGTGGGGACAAAGAAGGAGGGGACATGGTCCCTATGTTCAGGGAGCTATGACCTAGTGGATGGGCCAGTCCCCACCTCTGGGAAACAGGTTGGAGTCTGCAGGAGCTAGCTTGATTTCCTCACCAGATACTGCACCAGGGGCCCTTGTGGCAGTAGCTGTAACTGAACAAGGCTCAGGAAGTTGGTGGCCACAAAGATGTGGGGGCATATGGGTCCAAGTGCCAGCCAGTTTCGGAGCACGGCGGCTAGAAGCGCAAGTCCATCCACCTGCCCAGACAGCAGAGTGAGGGTGTACAGTCAGGGCACCCATGGATCCCTCTGCACCTGCCCTGGACTTCctcctatcaaactctctattttCTGCCCACATGTCCCTGTTTTTTCTGCAAGCTCAGCATTGTTCTCAcagccttcctcccttctccttagTTCCTCTCACCGTGTTAGTTCCCTTCCCGAATTCATCAATAAGGACCAGAGACCTCTCAGTGGCATTATTCACTGCTTTGGCCACCTGCTGGGCATGAGGGAATTTCATTAGCATTCAAGGCCTGTCATACTCGGCCCGCCTGCCCCAGGTGGCTGTGTGGAAGGCTTCATGTCCACTGATGCTTCATTTGCTATCTACTGAGGTTTCAACACAAAACAAACTTTCAGGAACTGCAGTGGTGGGGCCCTgttcatttcccagcacccaggtaaagccagctgcaaTCTGAAGCTTCTTGCTATGCAGCATGAGACCCTCAGAAGGTGGAGCTCAGACCCCcatgaggctgtcctctgacctccatatgtgtgagcatatgtgcacacacaaaatcaataaatataagacAATAATGTCAAGTGTTACTTCCTCTGCCCCCAAGTAGAGAGGATAGCAGCAAAGGGAATGAGCATCTTCATGGGTACATACAGTTCCCTCCCTGTTACtctgttttcgaggtagggtctcactctactcaatctgtcttggaattcactatgtagtctcagggtggcctcgaacttatggtgatctcttacctctgcccttgggattaaaggctgcaccaccacaccaggctcctcCCTATTATTCTTATCCAGCACGCACAAACACTCTGTTACTTTTCACCTGGTTGAGGTCGATCACGAAGGTAGAGAGGCCGAGGGAGATGGACTCGCAGCTGTGGATTCGGGTGAAGATGGCATCTACTGCTCCAATTTCAGCCTCCTCTGCGGGCACAAAGCTGCCCACCAAGGCCATGAACGTGATCAAGCCTACCTGGATAAGGGAAGAAACAGGCCATGGGGCCTGATGGTATGGTCTAAAGTGGgtcttggccgggcatggtggtgcacgcctttaatcacagcccttgggaggcagaggtaggagaatcgccatgagttcgaggccaccctgagactacatagtgaattccaggtcagcgtgagctagtgtgagaccctacctcaaaaaaaaaagtgggtctcAGCTGAGGACACG
Above is a window of Jaculus jaculus isolate mJacJac1 chromosome 8, mJacJac1.mat.Y.cur, whole genome shotgun sequence DNA encoding:
- the Sapcd1 gene encoding suppressor APC domain-containing protein 1 isoform X2, whose translation is MVGLPWCRLPTQFCCCPWRQAAKTLGPRASSFGQLQRMQALEREQDVLWQGLELLEHGQAWFADRLREAQRRQLHLGALGEHFLTESHSEADVPQLTQIQKVNACLQSLVQKKASAHPTPVQKERPRTHNSWQQQVNQGQVQHCGPTRYGVHRFPVCLSLLQESSQQQKGIIPPKGEMAQPGCTQGERGPTHV
- the Sapcd1 gene encoding suppressor APC domain-containing protein 1 isoform X1 produces the protein MGSWGHGGPPLVQTPYTVLLLPLETSRQDPGAQSFFLWLQRMQALEREQDVLWQGLELLEHGQAWFADRLREAQRRQLHLGALGEHFLTESHSEADVPQLTQIQKVNACLQSLVQKKASAHPTPVQKERPRTHNSWQQQVNQGQVQHCGPTRYGVHRFPVCLSLLQESSQQQKGIIPPKGEMAQPGCTQGERGPTHV
- the Sapcd1 gene encoding suppressor APC domain-containing protein 1 isoform X3, which gives rise to MGSWGHGGPPLVQTPYTVLLLPLETSRQDPGAQSFFLWLQRMQALEREQDVLWQGLELLEHGQAWFADRLREAQRRQLHLGALGEHFLTESHSEADVPQLTQIQKVNACLQSLVQKKASAHPTPVQKERPRTHNSWQQQESSQQQKGIIPPKGEMAQPGCTQGERGPTHV
- the Sapcd1 gene encoding suppressor APC domain-containing protein 1 isoform X4, producing MGSWGHGGPPLVQTPYTVLLLPLETSRQDPGAQSFFLWHFLTESHSEADVPQLTQIQKVNACLQSLVQKKASAHPTPVQKERPRTHNSWQQQVNQGQVQHCGPTRYGVHRFPVCLSLLQESSQQQKGIIPPKGEMAQPGCTQGERGPTHV
- the Sapcd1 gene encoding suppressor APC domain-containing protein 1 isoform X5 gives rise to the protein MGSWGHGGPPLVQTPYTVLLLPLETSRQDPGAQSFFLWLQRMQALEREQDVLWQGLELLEHGQAWFADRLREAQRRQLHLGALGEHFLTESHSEADVPQLTQIQKVNACLQSLVQKKESSQQQKGIIPPKGEMAQPGCTQGERGPTHV